Proteins from a genomic interval of Lactococcus protaetiae:
- a CDS encoding glycoside hydrolase family 1 protein yields MEHKKLNAFPKDFLWGSASAAYQVEGAPFEDGKKASVWDNFVRIPGKTFKGTNGDVAVDHYHRYKEDVALMKEMGLKSYRFSIAWTRIIPDGRGAVNAVGLAFYENLIDELIANGIEPVVTLYHWDLPQALQDLYGGWESREIIGDFVNYAEVLFKAFKGKVKYWVSLNEQNIFTNQGWAIATHPPGKTDLKLFYQVNHIANLVNAAVINKFHELEIPGQIGPSFAYTPQYPKDSDPLNVLAAENAEELYSHFWMDVYLYGEYPLAAMAYLREKGLAPEFEEGDAELLKSAKPDFLGINYYQTATNAWNPTDGGVGAAKFNTTGKKGTTQESGVPGLHKKVQNPFVERTNWDWEIDPEGLRIALRRITSRYRIPVMITENGLGEYDKLEDGKIHDDYRIKYLETHVKAIKEAITDGATVIGYHTWSYTDLLSWLNGYQKRYGFVYVDQDETMQGSLKRIPKDSYYWYQHMIETNGDEI; encoded by the coding sequence ATGGAACATAAAAAATTGAATGCTTTTCCTAAAGATTTTCTTTGGGGCTCAGCATCTGCTGCCTACCAAGTTGAGGGAGCACCTTTTGAAGATGGAAAAAAAGCAAGCGTTTGGGATAACTTCGTACGCATTCCAGGTAAAACTTTTAAAGGAACCAATGGTGATGTAGCAGTTGACCATTATCATCGCTACAAAGAAGATGTTGCCTTGATGAAAGAAATGGGACTGAAATCTTATCGTTTCTCAATTGCGTGGACGCGGATTATTCCTGATGGACGCGGAGCAGTAAATGCTGTAGGTCTTGCTTTTTATGAGAATTTAATTGATGAGTTGATTGCAAATGGCATTGAGCCTGTTGTTACCCTTTATCATTGGGATTTGCCACAAGCCTTGCAAGATTTGTATGGAGGCTGGGAATCTCGCGAAATCATCGGTGATTTTGTGAATTATGCAGAAGTTTTGTTTAAAGCCTTTAAGGGTAAAGTCAAATATTGGGTTTCCTTAAATGAACAAAATATTTTTACGAATCAAGGATGGGCGATTGCGACACACCCACCAGGGAAAACAGACCTTAAGTTATTTTATCAAGTTAATCATATTGCAAATCTGGTCAATGCAGCAGTCATTAACAAATTTCATGAACTGGAGATTCCAGGACAAATTGGGCCATCTTTTGCATATACGCCACAATATCCCAAAGATTCTGATCCATTAAATGTTCTTGCAGCTGAAAATGCCGAAGAGCTTTATAGTCACTTTTGGATGGATGTCTATCTTTATGGAGAATACCCACTTGCTGCAATGGCTTATTTGCGTGAAAAAGGATTGGCTCCTGAGTTTGAAGAAGGTGATGCTGAACTTTTAAAATCGGCAAAACCAGATTTCCTCGGTATTAATTATTACCAGACAGCAACTAATGCATGGAACCCAACAGACGGTGGCGTTGGTGCTGCGAAATTTAATACGACAGGTAAAAAAGGAACAACTCAAGAATCAGGTGTTCCAGGTTTGCATAAAAAAGTTCAAAATCCTTTTGTCGAACGTACAAACTGGGATTGGGAAATTGACCCTGAAGGTTTACGAATTGCGCTTCGTCGGATTACTTCTCGTTATCGTATTCCAGTCATGATTACCGAGAATGGTCTAGGGGAATATGACAAACTTGAAGATGGAAAAATCCATGATGATTATCGAATCAAATACCTTGAAACTCATGTGAAAGCAATCAAAGAAGCAATTACAGATGGTGCAACTGTGATTGGATATCATACTTGGTCTTATACAGACCTTCTTTCTTGGCTTAATGGTTATCAAAAACGTTATGGCTTTGTCTATGTTGACCAAGATGAAACGATGCAAGGAAGTTTAAAACGTATTCCGAAAGATTCTTACTATTGGTATCAACACATGATTGAAACTAATGGAGATGAGATTTAA
- a CDS encoding dUTP diphosphatase, translating into MKIRGFEIVSSYENKGINLPKRSTEHSAGYDIEAAETVSLAAGEIKLIPTGLKAYMQTGEVLYMYSRSSNPRKKGLVLINSVGVIDKDYYNNPENEGHMFMQMRNITEHEVVVEKGERIVQGVFMPFLVADGDDDVEKGVRSGGFGSTGV; encoded by the coding sequence ATGAAAATACGTGGTTTTGAGATTGTCAGTAGCTATGAAAATAAAGGAATTAACCTTCCTAAGCGTTCGACTGAACATTCGGCAGGTTATGATATTGAGGCGGCAGAAACAGTCTCTCTAGCAGCTGGTGAAATCAAATTGATTCCAACGGGACTAAAAGCTTATATGCAAACTGGTGAAGTACTTTATATGTATAGCCGTTCAAGCAATCCTCGAAAAAAAGGCTTGGTCTTGATTAATTCTGTTGGCGTTATTGACAAAGATTACTATAACAATCCTGAGAATGAAGGGCATATGTTCATGCAAATGCGCAATATTACGGAGCATGAAGTCGTTGTTGAAAAAGGGGAGCGCATCGTGCAAGGAGTATTTATGCCTTTCTTGGTCGCTGATGGCGATGATGATGTGGAAAAAGGTGTCCGTTCAGGTGGGTTTGGTTCTACTGGTGTATAA
- a CDS encoding bifunctional metallophosphatase/5'-nucleotidase: protein MNNLRLLHLNDLHSHLEKFPVIERFFAEKSKENVETLRFDLGDNIDRVHPLTEATAGHINVELMNRLDLTAATVGNNEGLGLTHEMLSHLYDEANFPVLLANLETDFAISKPLIVTTSFGLRIGLIGMTAPYDLAYPSAGWKLSDPFDVLDKILPVNCDFTILLSHLGKNFDEKIAARYDIDLIIGSHTHHLFEHGAQINKTLLAAAGKYGEHIGQIDLAFDEQNHLVDAQIETIATNTLPSRKSDAVEIHGWELRGHKLLQGTQVVELEAPLTNQSPDFAGSRYFAKIFSDYAQTEICVMNSGLLVTDLLPARLTLDDLHEFLPHSIRLVRFSFTGAELELVLTEMIDVSAFLVTQRIQGMGFRGKIFGQLIFEGIDFKNGEFLIHGEGLEHDKIYQVAMPDQYLFAWYFPLLKKLGQSEILFPYFLREIVMEYFKKKRKSRCLRK, encoded by the coding sequence ATGAATAATCTGCGTCTTCTCCATTTGAATGATTTACATTCTCACTTGGAAAAATTTCCAGTAATTGAGCGTTTTTTTGCCGAAAAATCTAAAGAAAATGTAGAAACTTTACGTTTTGATTTGGGAGATAATATTGACCGTGTGCATCCACTCACTGAGGCAACGGCGGGACATATTAATGTTGAGTTGATGAATCGTTTGGATTTGACGGCAGCAACGGTGGGAAATAATGAGGGTCTGGGCTTGACGCATGAGATGTTGTCGCATTTGTATGATGAGGCAAATTTTCCTGTGTTGTTGGCAAATTTGGAAACGGACTTCGCAATTTCTAAGCCATTAATTGTAACGACTTCATTTGGGTTGCGCATTGGTTTGATTGGAATGACAGCGCCTTATGATCTGGCTTATCCTTCTGCTGGGTGGAAATTGTCTGATCCTTTTGATGTTTTAGATAAGATTTTACCTGTGAATTGTGATTTTACGATTTTATTGTCACATTTAGGGAAGAATTTTGATGAGAAAATTGCAGCACGCTATGATATTGATTTGATTATTGGAAGTCATACGCATCATTTGTTTGAACATGGTGCACAGATTAATAAAACTTTACTTGCTGCAGCGGGAAAATATGGGGAACATATTGGACAAATTGATTTGGCTTTTGATGAGCAAAATCACCTTGTGGATGCGCAGATTGAAACAATTGCAACGAATACCTTACCTAGTCGTAAGTCGGATGCTGTGGAGATACATGGCTGGGAATTACGTGGTCATAAACTTTTGCAGGGAACTCAGGTGGTGGAGTTAGAGGCTCCGTTAACGAACCAATCTCCTGATTTTGCAGGGAGTAGGTACTTTGCGAAGATTTTTTCTGATTATGCTCAAACTGAGATTTGTGTGATGAATTCGGGTTTGCTTGTTACGGATTTATTGCCTGCACGCCTAACTTTAGATGATTTGCATGAATTTTTGCCTCATTCTATTCGTTTAGTCCGTTTTAGTTTTACTGGAGCGGAGCTTGAGCTAGTGTTAACTGAGATGATTGATGTTTCAGCTTTTCTTGTGACTCAAAGAATACAAGGTATGGGCTTCCGTGGGAAAATTTTTGGACAGTTGATTTTTGAGGGAATTGATTTTAAAAATGGTGAATTTCTTATACATGGTGAGGGATTAGAGCATGATAAAATTTATCAAGTTGCCATGCCAGACCAGTATTTGTTTGCCTGGTATTTCCCTTTGCTTAAAAAATTAGGTCAATCAGAGATTTTATTCCCATATTTTTTGCGAGAGATTGTAATGGAATATTTTAAAAAGAAGAGAAAGAGTAGATGCCTAAGGAAATAG